The Penicillium oxalicum strain HP7-1 chromosome IV, whole genome shotgun sequence genome contains a region encoding:
- a CDS encoding Cytochrome c oxidase polypeptide 5 yields MFLRSIARAAPRSPAAIRAGPMASLNAMQTRAASEHAIANPTLASIEKRWEAMPPQEQAELWMQLRDRMKVDWHQMTLQEKKAAYWIAFGPHGPRAEAPKGEGLRIFFKVAQLTAASVAVFYAIHYFAKPQPKTMSKEWQEASNEYALSEKINPIHGISKDGYEGQGFVQSPSADKS; encoded by the exons ATGTTTCTTCGCTCCATCGCTCGCGCTGCTCCTCGCAGCCCGGCCGCCATCCGTGCCGGTCCCATGGCCTCGCTGAACGCCATGCAGACCCGTGCTGCCTCTGAGCACGCTATTGCCAACCCTACTCTCGCCAGCATTGAGAAGCGCTGGGAGGCTATGCCCCCTCAGGAGCAGGCCGAGCTGTGGATGCAGCTCCGTGACCGCATGAAGGTCGACTGGCACCAGATGACCctgcaggagaagaaggccg CCTACTGGATTGCCTTTGGTCCTCACGGTCCCCGCGCCGAGGCCCCCAAGGGTGAGGGTCtccgcatcttcttcaaggttgCTCAGCTCACCGCTGCCTCGGTCGCCGTCTTCTACGCCATCCACTACTTCGCCAAGCCCCAGCCCAAGACCATGTCCAAGGAGTGGCAGGAGGCCAGCAATGAGTACGCTCTG tccgagaagatcaacccCATCCACGGCATCAGCAAGGATGGTTACGAGGGCCAGGGCTTCGTCCAGAGCCCTTCCGCCGACAAGTCATAA
- a CDS encoding 1,4-alpha-glucan-branching enzyme, with product MASTTEIPTDGTGVLTLDPWLEPHRAVLKQRYSVIENWIKTITDSEGGLDKFSKGYETFGLHAQSNGDVKYREWAPNAVEASLVGEFNNWDAQANPMTKNSFGVWEVTVPAKNGAPAIPHESKIKITMVLPSGERIYRIPAWIKRVVQDLSVSPDYDAVFWNPPASEQYTFKQSRPKKPESLRIYEAHVGISSPETRVATYKEFTKNMLPRIKYLGYNAIQLMAIMEHAYYASFGYQVNNFFAASSRYGSPEDLKELIDTAHSMGLVVLLDVVHSHASKNVLDGLNMFDGSDHLYFHEGAKGRHSLWDSRLFNYGHHEVLRFLLSNLRFWMDEYQFDGFRFDGVTSMLYVHHGIGTGFSGGYHEYFGPGVDEEGLAYLAIANTMLHDLYPECITVAEDVSGMPALCLPHALGGVGFDYRLAMAVPDMYIKLLKEKSDSEWDIGNLAFTLTNRRHGEKTIAYAESHDQALVGDKTLMMWLCDKEMYTHMSVLTEFTPVIERGMALHKMIRLVTHGLGGEGYLNFEGNEFGHPEWLDFPREGNGNSFWYARRQLNLTEDNLLRYKFLNEFDRAMQVTEEKYGWLHAPQAYVSLKNESDKVLVFERAGLLWIFNFHPTDSFTDYRVGVDVPGTYRIVLDSDDPAYGGLGRNVKETRFFTTDMPWNGRANFTQVYIPTRTALVLALENTL from the exons ATGGCTTCGACAACTGAAATTCCCACCGACGGAACAG GCGTCCTCACACTCGACCCGTGGTTGGAACCCCACCGCGCGGTACTGAAGCAACGCTACAGCGTGATCGAGAACTGgatcaagaccatcaccgACTCCGAGGGTGGTCTGGACAAGTTCAGCAAG GGTTATGAAACATTTGGTCTCCATGCGCAATCAAATGGCGATGTCAAGTACCGGGAATGGGCTCCGAACGCAGTGGAGGCGTCGCTGGTCGGCGAATTCA ACAATTGGGATGCACAGGCCAACCCCATGACGAAGAACAGCTTCGGTGTATGGGAGGTGACCGTCCCCGCAAAGAATGGGGCCCCAGCCATTCCTCACGAGAGCAAGATTAAG ATCACAATGGTGCTACCTAGCGGCGAGCGTATCTACCGAATCCCCGCCTGGATCAAGCGGGTCGTGCAAGACCTCAGTGTATCCCCCGACTACGACGCCGTGTTCTGGAATCCGCCGGCCAGTGAACAGTACACGTTCAAGCAGTCCCGTCCCAAGAAGCCCGAAAGCCTCCGAATTTACGAGGCGCATGTCGGGATTTCCTCGCCCGAAACCCGCGTCGCAACCTACAAAGAGTTCACCAAGAACATGCTGCCCCGGATCAAATATCTGGGTTACAACGCCATTCAATTGATGGCCATCATGGAGCATGCTTACTATGCCAGCTTCGGATACCAGGTGAACAACTTCTTTGCAGCCAGCAGCCGCTATGGATCCCCGGAGGACCTGAAGGAGTTGATCGACACCGCACACAGCATGGggctggtggtgctgctCGACGTGGTGCACAGTCATGCCTCGAAGAATGTACTGGATGGTCTCAACATGTTTGATGGGTCCGACCATCTCTACTTCCATGAGGGCGCCAAGGGCCGCCATTCATTGTGGGACAGTCGCTTGTTCAACTACGGCCACCACGAAGTTTTGCGATTCCTTCTTAGCAACTTGCGCTTCTGGATGGATGAGTACCAATTCGACGGTTTCCGCTTTGACGGTGTCACCAGTATGCTCTACGTACATCACGGTATTGGAAC AGGCTTCTCTGGTGGCTACCACGAGTACTTCGGCCCTGgcgtcgacgaggagggtCTGGCCTACCTGGCCATCGCCAACACCATGCTTCACGATCTTTACCCCGAGTGTATCACCGTGGCAGAAGATGTCTCGGGTATGCCCGCACTGTGTCTGCCTCACGCGCTGGGTGGAGTCGGGTTTGATTACCGACTGGCGATGGCTGTTCCCGACATGTACATCAAGCTTCTGAAGGAAAAGTCAGACAGCGAGTGGGACATTGGAAATCTCGCGTTCACTCTCACCAACCGCCGCCACGGTGAAAAGACCATCGCCTATGCTGAGAGTCACGATCAAGC ACTGGTCGGTGACAAGACTCTGATGATGTGGCTCTGTGACAAAGAAATGTACACGCACATGTCAGTTCTCACAGAATTCACTCCCGTCATCGAGCGCGGTATGGCCCTCCACAAGATGATCCGTCTTGTGACGCACGGTCTCGGCGGCGAGGGCTACCTCAACTTTGAGGGTAATGAATTCGGCCACCCCGAGTGGCTCGACTTCCCCCGCGAAGGCAACGGCAATTCCTTCTGGTACGCCCGTCGTCAACTCAACCTGACCGAGGACAACCTCCTCCGGTACAAGTTCCTCAACGAGTTCGACCGGGCCATGCAGGTCACCGAGGAGAAGTATGGCTGGCTCCACGCTCCTCAGGCCTACGTGAGTCTGAAGAATGAGAGTGACAAGGTGCTCGTCTTTGAACGGGCCGGTCTGCTGTGGATCTTCAACTTCCACCCCACTGATAGCTTTACCGATTACCGTGTGGGTGTCGATGTCCCCGGCACATACCGCATCGTGCTGGATTCCGATGACCCGGCTTATGGTGGGTTGGGCCGCAACGTGAAGGAGACGAGGTTCTTCACGACGGATATGCCGTGGAATGGCCGCGCCAACTTTACGCAAGTGTACATTCCGACAAGAACTGCATTG GTTCTTGCTCTGGAGAACACTCTGTAA
- a CDS encoding ATP synthase subunit beta: MFKSGLARTFGRAAFARPTPVARAFKPLRANALPALSARFASSDVAQNGKIHQVIGAVVDGTFGYSDRPVGIGRDTRENLFRRPNPSPISSQSLSTPLKFEGEKLPAILNAIETENNGQKLVLEVSQHLGENVVRTIAMDGTEGLMRGAAARDTGSPIKVPVGPGTLGRILNVTGDPIDERGPVKATKFLPIHAEPPEFVEQSTSAEILVTGIKVVDLLAPYARGGKIGLFGGAGVGKTVFIQELINNIAKAHGGYSVFCGVGERTREGNDLYHEMQETGVIQLEGDSKVALVFGQMNEPPGARARVALTGLTIAEYFRDEEGQDVLLFIDNIFRFTQAGSEVSALLGRIPSAVGYQPTLAVDMGGMQERITTTQKGSITSVQAVYVPADDLTDPAPATTFAHLDATTVLSRGISELGIYPAVDPLDSKSRMLDPRIIGDEHYNTASRVQQMLQEYKSLQDIIAILGMDELSEADKLTVERARKLQRFLSQPFAVAQVFTGIEGQLVDLKDTIASFKAIINGEGDDLPENAFYMVGDFASARAKGEKILAELEGSS, translated from the exons ATGTTCAAGAG CGGACTTGCCCGGACCTTCGGGAGGGCTGCCTTCGCCCGGCCGACCCCCGTCGCCCGTGCCTTCAAGCCTCTCCGCGCTAATGCTCTGCCCGCTCTCTCTGCTCGCTTCGCCAGCTCGGATGTCGCTCAGAACGGCAAGATTCACCAGGTCATCGGTGCCGTTGTTGACGGTACGTTTGGATACTCGGATCGCCCTGTCGGCATCGGAAGGGACACGCGCGAAAATCTTTTCCGTCGCCCCAACCCATCGCCAATCTCATCGCAATCGCTCTCCACGCCAC TGAAGTTCGAGGGCGAGAAGCTCCCTGCCATTCTCAACGCCATTGAGACTGAGAACAACGGCCAGAAGCTTGTGCTCGAGGTTTCC CAACACTTGGGTGAGAATGTCGTCCGTACTATTGCCATGGACG GTACCGAGGGTCTGATGCGTGGTGCCGCTGCCCGCGACACTGGTTCTCCCATCAAGGTTCCCGTCGGCCCTGGCACTCTCGGTCGTATCTTGAACGTCACTGGTGACCCCATTGACGAGCGTGGACCCGTCAAGGCCACCAAGTTCCTCCCCATTCACGCCGAGCCCCCAGAGTTCGTCGAGCAGTCCACCTCTGCCGAGATTCTCGTCACTGGTATCAAGGTCGTCGACTTGCTCGCCCCCTACGCCCGTGGTGGTAAGATTGGTCTGTTcggtggtgctggtgtcGGCAAGACTGTGTTCATTCAGGAGCTGATC AACAACATTGCCAAGGCTCACGGTGGTTACTCCGTGTTCTGTGGTGTCGGTGAGCGTACCCGTGAGGGTAACGATCTGTACCACGAGATGCAGGAGACTGGTGTCATTCAGCTCGAGGGTGACTCCAAGGTCGCTCTGGTCTTCGGTCAGATGAACGAGCCCCCAGGTGCTCGTGCCCGTGTCGCCCTGACTGGTCTGACCATTGCCGAGTACTTCCGTGACGAGGAGGGTCAGGACGTGCTGCTCTTCATTGACAACATTTTCCGTTTCACCCAGGCCGGTTCTGAGGTGTCCGCCCTTCTCGGTCGTATCCCCTCTGCCGTCGGTTACCAGCCCACCCTCGCCGTCGACATGGGTGGCATGCAGGAGCGTATTACCACCACCCAGAAGGGTTCCATTACCTCCGTCCAGGCCGTCTACGTGCCCGCTGACGATTTGACTGACCCTGCCCCCGCTACCACCTTCGCCCACTTGGACGCCACCACTGTGTTGTCTCGTGGTATCTCCGAGTTGGGTATCTACCCCGCTGTCGACCCTCTGGACTCCAAGTCCCGTATGCTCGACCCCCGTATCATCGGTGACGAGCACTACAACACCGCCAGCCGTGTCCAGCAGATGCTCCAGGAGTACAAGTCTCTCCAGGATATCATTGCCATTCTTGGTATGGACGAGTTGTCTGAGGCTGACAAGCTTACTGTCGAGCGTGCCCGTAAGCTCCAGCGTTTCCTGTCCCAGCCCTTCGCTGTCGCCCAGGTCTTCACTGGTATCGAGGGTCAGCTTGTCGACCTGAAGGACACCATCGCCTCCTTCAAGGCTATTATCAACGGTGAGGGTGATGACCTCCCTGAGAACGCCTTCTACATGGTCGGTGACTTCGCCTCTGCCCGTGCCAAGGGTGAGAAGATTCTGGCTGAGCTTGAGGGCTCTTCCTAA